The Thermovirga sp. DNA window GCCAGGATCCAGTCAAACCAGGGGATTTTGGTCTTGTCCTCGCCCTTGCGGCCCGGGTAGAGGAGAAAGACGGCCACGACCGCGAAGGTAAGGTGAACGGCGCGGTGGATCGAAGTGGGTAAAAGGCCTATCCCGGAGGTGTAAAGATGGAAAAGGGACATGGCTATCAACCAGGCTGAGACGATCATCTTCGACAAACCGACGGGCCGGCGAAAGCGGCTCTCGATGTCGTACTTCTCCACTATGCTTTGGAGGTCTTCCTCCTCTATTTCATGAACCAGCGGTGTCATGGAGGTTTCGTCCTTTCCCATGTTAAACCCCATTCCTGATAGGGCCCGGGCCGACAACCGCTCCGGCCCGGGCCCTCAAATATTTTGTGGAGAACCTGAACCGGCCTTACATCACTTCGTCGTAATACCTCCTGGCTCCATAGTGCATCGGGATAAGTATGTACTGAATATTTTCGGGAGCCATGGTATCCATCATGGCCCGTACGGCCAGAAGATCATCCTTATGCTCGAAAAGGGCCTTGGTCATCCGGTAGGCCAGGTCACCGTCGACATCCTTGTTGATGGCGAGGATGTTCCAACTGGCGTAGGTCTTGACCTCGTTGGGCTGGTTGGAGTAGTAGTTGGCCGGGATGGTGAAGGGCACCCAATAGGGTGTCTCGGCTATGACCTTGTCACGAATGTTGTCGGGGACATCGATAAACTCGACAACCCCCAGGGTTGCGGCTTCAACAACACCCGCCATTCCGAGGGAACCGACCATCACGGCGGCGTCGATCCGTTTGTCGCTGAAGGCGGTTGCCGTGTCGCCGACCCCGAGGTTCTCGGCCTGGATGTCCTTGTCGGGGTCGATCCCCGCGAGCCTGAGCAGTTGGCGCGCGGTGACCTCGGTGCCGCTTGCGACGGCCCCGATGGAAACCCTTTTGCCTTTGAAATCATCGAGGGTCTTGATGCCGCTTCCCTTGGCGATCATGAGCTGGGTCGGCTCCGGGTAGAGGGGAACCAGGGCCCTGATGTATTCCTGAGGGTTGCCCTCAAATTTGTCCCTTCCAAGGTAGGCATAGTAATAAAGACCGTCCATGAACCCTGTCTCCGCTTCACCACTGCCCATGAGCTGGATGTTGTTGACAGTGCCGCCGGTGGACTGGGCGCTGGCCTTTATGCCCTCGATGTTATCGTTCCAGATTTTGGCCATCGCCGCGCCAAGGGGATAATAGGCGCCTCCCGTGCTTCCCGTGGCGATGTTGATAAATGTCACGGCCGACGCGGCGCCTGCCACGAGGCCAGCCATCACCATCGCAAGGACCAGGATCTTCAAACCTCTTCTCATTTCCGAGAAACCTCCTTAAGGAAAGTCACCTCGTGAGGAAAGGTGCAGACAATATATACCTTATAAACGGGTTCACTGTCAAAGGAATCGCTAATTTACCAGCAGGGAAAGGGATGATAGCGAAAAAGGGGGATGATCATTCTTCCTTGAGAGTGTCCCCGGTCGGTGAGAAAACCCTGAACCGACGGTGCACCTTTGGGGCGAAGAGGATTATAATGCCGCAAATTATCCTGAAGGCCCAGGCGAAATTCAAGTACCGGGCGATGAAACCGGTCAGGACGGGTGAGATGAAGTAGCATCCGGCCATGAAAAACCAGACCAGCGAGGTGGCCTT harbors:
- a CDS encoding TAXI family TRAP transporter solute-binding subunit, which gives rise to MRRGLKILVLAMVMAGLVAGAASAVTFINIATGSTGGAYYPLGAAMAKIWNDNIEGIKASAQSTGGTVNNIQLMGSGEAETGFMDGLYYYAYLGRDKFEGNPQEYIRALVPLYPEPTQLMIAKGSGIKTLDDFKGKRVSIGAVASGTEVTARQLLRLAGIDPDKDIQAENLGVGDTATAFSDKRIDAAVMVGSLGMAGVVEAATLGVVEFIDVPDNIRDKVIAETPYWVPFTIPANYYSNQPNEVKTYASWNILAINKDVDGDLAYRMTKALFEHKDDLLAVRAMMDTMAPENIQYILIPMHYGARRYYDEVM